A genomic window from Synechococcus sp. CBW1107 includes:
- a CDS encoding Mrp/NBP35 family ATP-binding protein, whose translation MATAEQALAALEPLCDAGTGRSLLELGWIQQVRPQGSRVVFSLALPGYATSQRERIAAEAREALMALESINDVQIELAQPSGGGRSEGSPIGGAGHGPGGGGNLPERQGIPGVGRIIAVSSGKGGVGKSTVAVNLACALAQSGLRVGLLDADIYGPNAPTMLGVADRTPEVRGSGNEQVLVPIETCGIGMVSMGLLIQENQPVVWRGPMLNGIIRQFLYQADWGERDVLVVDLPPGTGDAQLTLAQAVPMAGVVIVTTPQRVSLQDARRGLAMFLQMGVPVLGVVENMSIFIPPDRPDASYAIFGSGGGATLAAEAGVPLLAELPLEMAVVDGGDQGCPVVIARPESATARAFQTLAQRISSLTLATT comes from the coding sequence ATGGCCACAGCTGAACAGGCTCTCGCCGCCCTCGAGCCCCTCTGCGACGCGGGCACGGGACGAAGTCTGCTCGAACTGGGCTGGATCCAGCAGGTGCGTCCCCAGGGGAGCCGCGTGGTCTTCAGCCTGGCGCTTCCGGGCTACGCCACCAGCCAGCGGGAGCGGATCGCCGCCGAAGCCCGCGAGGCGCTGATGGCCCTGGAGAGCATCAACGATGTGCAGATCGAGCTGGCCCAGCCCAGCGGTGGCGGCAGGTCCGAGGGATCACCGATCGGCGGTGCGGGGCACGGTCCCGGTGGCGGCGGCAACCTGCCCGAGCGCCAGGGCATCCCCGGCGTGGGTCGGATCATCGCCGTGAGCAGCGGCAAGGGCGGCGTGGGCAAGAGCACCGTGGCGGTGAACCTGGCCTGCGCCCTGGCCCAGAGCGGCCTGCGGGTGGGACTGCTCGACGCCGACATTTACGGCCCGAATGCCCCGACCATGCTCGGGGTGGCCGATCGCACCCCCGAAGTGCGCGGCAGCGGCAATGAGCAGGTGCTGGTGCCGATCGAGACCTGCGGCATCGGCATGGTGTCGATGGGGCTGCTGATCCAGGAGAACCAGCCTGTGGTCTGGCGGGGGCCGATGCTCAACGGCATCATCCGCCAGTTCCTGTACCAGGCCGACTGGGGTGAGCGAGACGTGCTGGTGGTGGACCTGCCCCCCGGCACCGGTGATGCCCAGCTCACCCTGGCCCAGGCGGTCCCGATGGCTGGCGTGGTGATCGTCACCACCCCCCAGCGGGTGTCGCTGCAGGACGCCCGCCGTGGCCTGGCGATGTTCCTGCAGATGGGGGTTCCTGTGCTGGGCGTGGTCGAGAACATGAGCATCTTCATCCCCCCCGACCGGCCTGACGCCAGTTACGCCATCTTCGGCAGTGGCGGCGGGGCCACCCTGGCGGCCGAGGCCGGAGTGCCCCTGCTGGCCGAGCTGCCCCTGGAGATGGCGGTGGTCGATGGGGGGGACCAGGGCTGCCCGGTGGTGATCGCCAGACCGGAGTCCGCCACGGCCCGCGCCTTCCAGACCCTGGCCCAGCGCATCAGCAGCCTCACCCTGGCCACAACCTGA
- the hemF gene encoding oxygen-dependent coproporphyrinogen oxidase — MGLQDSICAGLQALDGEGVFQEESWERPEGGGGRSRVMKAGRIFEQGGVNFSEVEGDQLPPSILSQRPEAAGQRWFATGTSMVLHPRNPYVPTVHLNYRYFEAGPVWWFGGGADLTPYYPFLVDTRHFHSSLQGACDSVDPALYPVFKPWCDEYFFLKHRSETRGVGGIFYDYQDPAGALYKGQDPGGPAAAVAAATGAVPRTWEQLFQLAGACGNAFLPSYVPIVEKRHGIAYGERERQFQLYRRGRYVEFNLVFDRGTIFGLQTNGRTESILMSLPPLVRWEYGYSPEPGSREALVTEVFTKPQDWFGDAALEEICRSRGAFD, encoded by the coding sequence ATGGGTCTCCAGGACAGCATCTGCGCCGGCCTGCAGGCCCTTGATGGCGAAGGGGTGTTCCAAGAGGAGAGCTGGGAGCGGCCGGAGGGGGGAGGCGGCCGCTCGCGGGTGATGAAGGCCGGCCGGATCTTCGAGCAGGGCGGGGTGAATTTCTCCGAGGTGGAGGGCGATCAGCTGCCCCCCTCGATCCTCAGCCAGCGGCCTGAGGCCGCCGGCCAGCGCTGGTTTGCCACAGGCACGTCGATGGTGCTCCATCCCCGCAACCCTTATGTGCCCACGGTGCACCTCAACTACCGCTATTTCGAGGCGGGGCCGGTCTGGTGGTTCGGCGGCGGCGCCGATCTCACCCCTTACTACCCCTTCCTGGTGGATACCCGCCACTTTCACAGCAGCCTGCAGGGGGCCTGTGACAGCGTCGATCCTGCGCTGTATCCCGTCTTCAAGCCCTGGTGCGATGAATACTTCTTTCTGAAGCACCGGAGTGAAACCCGGGGTGTCGGCGGCATCTTCTACGACTACCAGGATCCTGCCGGAGCGCTCTACAAAGGTCAGGACCCCGGCGGCCCGGCCGCGGCCGTGGCGGCTGCCACAGGCGCGGTGCCCCGCACCTGGGAGCAGCTGTTTCAGCTGGCAGGCGCTTGCGGCAATGCCTTTCTGCCCAGCTATGTGCCCATCGTGGAGAAGCGCCATGGCATCGCCTACGGGGAGCGGGAGCGCCAGTTCCAGCTCTACCGCCGTGGCCGCTATGTCGAGTTCAATCTGGTGTTTGATCGCGGCACGATCTTCGGTCTGCAGACCAACGGCCGCACCGAGTCGATCCTGATGTCGCTGCCGCCGCTGGTGCGCTGGGAGTACGGCTACAGCCCCGAGCCCGGCAGCCGCGAAGCCCTGGTCACCGAGGTGTTCACCAAGCCCCAGGACTGGTTCGGGGATGCAGCCCTGGAGGAGATCTGCCGATCCCGGGGTGCGTTCGACTGA
- a CDS encoding dehydrogenase yields the protein MAHRINSPSSQRSSTRPRPLGWALLGLGLVLVLGSTAEAPARLAIDPLTGPRTPLNKDWIGRRSLAPGTPILVMAGHADSQGMAGSGTSGEAVDRFGAQPMLAGIRDELYWNLLTAERVVMLGRQRGLPISLYVPAQRSIADGDDPRTNWSVGREHVRRGGYAMEIHYDAYGPDGFGSGLIPPLHQAPSLLDESLAASFGAFPVQFRGGLGAPRRGIAILEIGKLESPLESALRDPGSRDAALNAIAERVVLALEQGVSPRTGQLPATSLGPPATLP from the coding sequence ATGGCGCACCGTATCAACAGCCCATCTTCACAACGGTCCTCGACGCGCCCGCGCCCCCTGGGCTGGGCTCTGCTGGGGCTGGGCCTGGTGCTTGTGCTGGGCAGCACCGCCGAGGCCCCGGCGAGGCTCGCCATCGATCCACTCACCGGGCCCCGCACGCCACTCAACAAGGACTGGATCGGCCGCCGATCGCTGGCACCGGGCACACCGATCCTGGTGATGGCCGGCCACGCCGATTCCCAGGGCATGGCCGGATCAGGCACCAGCGGTGAAGCGGTGGATCGCTTCGGAGCCCAGCCGATGCTGGCCGGCATCCGCGATGAGCTGTACTGGAATCTGCTCACCGCCGAGAGGGTGGTGATGCTCGGACGCCAGCGCGGGTTGCCGATCAGCCTCTATGTGCCGGCCCAGCGCAGCATCGCCGACGGCGATGACCCCCGCACCAACTGGAGCGTTGGCAGGGAGCATGTGCGCCGGGGAGGGTATGCCATGGAGATCCACTACGACGCCTATGGACCTGACGGCTTCGGCTCGGGACTGATTCCGCCGCTGCACCAGGCCCCGAGCCTCCTCGACGAAAGTCTGGCCGCCTCCTTCGGCGCCTTCCCTGTTCAGTTCCGCGGCGGGCTGGGCGCACCTCGCCGGGGCATCGCCATCCTCGAGATCGGCAAGCTGGAGAGTCCACTGGAATCGGCCCTGAGGGATCCAGGCAGCCGGGATGCCGCACTCAACGCCATCGCCGAGCGGGTAGTGCTGGCCCTGGAACAGGGAGTCAGCCCCCGAACAGGACAACTGCCGGCCACCTCCCTGGGCCCTCCCGCAACGCTCCCCTGA
- a CDS encoding cofactor assembly of complex C subunit B, with translation MSPALGSTLLLTLLLAIGLVFFLRAASKDRTTVVDVQSPRPALEVLDGLSQWLRQRGWQAEAGDPERRVLRFRGQVGASGSLALLLSFLGTVGAACLGLVLRQLLPVLGWWPLLLALLGPLAGLIYRRRAARQELVELRLISDDDAPLSQLRLRAHRDELIALELELGPRLQLASDGTLLSSPI, from the coding sequence CTGTCCCCCGCCCTGGGCTCCACCCTCCTGCTCACCCTGCTGCTGGCCATCGGCCTGGTGTTCTTCCTGCGCGCCGCCAGCAAGGACCGCACCACGGTGGTGGATGTGCAGTCACCGCGGCCGGCCCTGGAGGTGCTTGACGGCCTCAGCCAGTGGTTGAGGCAGCGGGGCTGGCAGGCGGAGGCAGGGGATCCCGAGCGGCGGGTCCTGCGCTTCCGCGGCCAGGTGGGAGCCAGTGGCAGCCTGGCACTGCTGCTCTCGTTTCTGGGAACGGTCGGGGCGGCCTGTCTGGGCCTGGTGCTGCGCCAGCTGCTGCCGGTGCTGGGCTGGTGGCCACTGCTGCTGGCCCTGCTCGGGCCGCTCGCCGGGCTGATCTACCGGCGGAGAGCAGCCCGCCAGGAACTGGTGGAACTGCGTCTGATCAGCGACGATGACGCTCCCCTCAGTCAGCTGCGGCTGCGGGCCCACCGCGACGAGCTGATCGCCCTGGAACTCGAACTCGGGCCCCGCCTGCAACTGGCCAGTGACGGAACCCTGCTGAGTTCCCCCATCTGA
- a CDS encoding ribonuclease D → MPPALASTPHRFAVFEGDLDAEWLSLLAQAPALAVDTEAMGLVHGRDRLCLVQIADHLDNVCCIRIARGQQEAPRLRELMESPAIEKVFHFARFDLAALGEGLGIAVAPLFCTKVASRLARTYSSRHGLKEVVQELVGVELDKQSQSSDWGRVEDLGEAQLVYAANDVRYLLAARHALAAILEREERLDLARRCFACLPVFADLDRSRFGSVFEHSSQSR, encoded by the coding sequence ATGCCCCCGGCCCTTGCCTCAACCCCCCATCGTTTTGCAGTGTTCGAGGGGGATCTCGACGCCGAATGGCTCAGCCTGCTGGCCCAGGCTCCGGCCCTGGCGGTCGACACCGAGGCGATGGGGCTGGTCCATGGACGCGACCGTCTCTGCCTGGTGCAGATCGCCGACCACCTCGACAACGTCTGCTGCATCCGCATTGCCCGGGGCCAGCAGGAGGCGCCGCGTCTGCGCGAACTGATGGAGAGTCCTGCGATCGAGAAGGTGTTCCACTTCGCCCGCTTCGATCTGGCGGCTCTGGGGGAAGGCCTCGGCATCGCCGTGGCGCCCCTGTTCTGCACCAAGGTGGCCAGCCGCCTGGCCCGCACCTACAGCTCCCGTCACGGACTCAAGGAGGTGGTGCAGGAGTTGGTGGGGGTGGAACTCGACAAGCAGTCGCAGAGCAGCGATTGGGGGCGGGTTGAAGACCTGGGCGAGGCCCAGCTGGTGTATGCCGCCAACGATGTCCGCTACCTGCTGGCCGCTCGTCACGCATTGGCCGCCATCCTCGAGCGGGAGGAGCGCCTTGATCTGGCCCGCCGCTGCTTCGCCTGTCTGCCGGTGTTTGCCGATCTCGACCGCAGTCGTTTCGGCTCGGTGTTCGAGCATTCCTCGCAGTCCCGCTGA
- a CDS encoding lipid-A-disaccharide synthase-related protein, producing MSGANPLAADRISRPRHSRLLLLSNGHGEDLIGLRILQALHQRQPQLLLRVLPLVGEGETYREAEQNGWLQRVGPRQRLPSGGFSNQSVSALLRDLGAGLGGLSWRQWQLVRRWGAGGAPILAVGDLLPLLLAWASGAPYGFLGTPKSDYTWRSGPGRAPFADRYHRCKGSEWDPWEWALMADRRARLVAVRDELTARGLRRHGVAALAPGNPMMDQLERLPLPEPLGQRRRIVLLCGSRLPEALANAHRLLAALALLPAREPQVVLCPTGSRPSRHDLEPILAAQGYREVALPEGCGGSSAWQLQQRLLLLGTGCFDRWAGWGEVGLATAGTATEQLVGLGVPVLSLPGPGPQFKRGFARRQSRLLGGAVRTCTSTQAMAVELERLLGDAQLRQHLGAIGRRRMGHPGGSERLAALVDRQLLAPSQG from the coding sequence ATGTCAGGGGCGAACCCCCTTGCTGCGGATCGTATCAGCCGTCCTCGACACTCCCGGCTGCTGCTGCTGAGCAATGGCCATGGCGAAGATCTGATCGGTCTGCGCATCCTGCAGGCACTGCACCAGAGGCAACCGCAGTTGCTCCTCAGGGTCCTGCCGCTGGTGGGGGAGGGGGAGACCTACCGGGAGGCGGAGCAGAACGGCTGGCTGCAGCGGGTGGGTCCCCGCCAGAGGCTGCCCAGCGGCGGCTTCAGCAACCAGAGCGTCTCCGCACTCCTGCGCGACCTGGGGGCTGGGCTGGGTGGCCTGAGCTGGCGCCAGTGGCAGCTGGTGCGCCGCTGGGGTGCCGGTGGCGCACCGATCCTGGCGGTAGGGGATCTGCTGCCACTGCTGCTGGCCTGGGCCAGCGGTGCGCCCTACGGCTTCCTGGGCACACCCAAGAGTGATTACACCTGGAGGAGTGGACCCGGCCGCGCCCCCTTCGCCGACCGCTACCACCGCTGCAAGGGCAGCGAATGGGATCCATGGGAGTGGGCCCTGATGGCTGATCGCCGCGCCCGACTGGTGGCGGTGCGCGACGAGCTCACCGCCAGGGGGCTGAGGCGCCATGGGGTGGCGGCGCTGGCGCCGGGCAACCCGATGATGGATCAGCTTGAACGGTTGCCCCTGCCCGAGCCGTTGGGGCAGCGGCGGCGGATCGTGCTGCTCTGCGGCAGCCGTCTGCCGGAAGCCCTCGCCAACGCCCATCGGCTGCTGGCGGCCCTGGCTCTCTTGCCGGCAAGAGAGCCCCAGGTGGTGCTCTGCCCCACCGGCTCCCGCCCCAGCCGCCACGACCTGGAGCCGATCCTGGCCGCCCAGGGCTACCGCGAGGTGGCCCTGCCGGAGGGTTGCGGCGGCAGCTCGGCCTGGCAGCTCCAGCAGCGGCTGCTGCTGCTGGGGACTGGCTGCTTCGATCGTTGGGCCGGCTGGGGGGAGGTGGGCCTGGCCACTGCGGGCACCGCCACCGAGCAACTGGTCGGTCTCGGGGTGCCCGTGCTCTCACTGCCGGGGCCGGGTCCGCAGTTCAAGCGCGGGTTTGCGCGGCGCCAGAGCCGCTTGCTCGGGGGAGCGGTGCGGACCTGCACCTCAACGCAGGCCATGGCCGTCGAACTGGAGCGACTGCTGGGGGATGCCCAGCTCCGCCAGCACCTGGGGGCCATCGGCCGGCGACGGATGGGGCACCCAGGCGGCAGCGAGCGGCTGGCGGCCCTGGTGGACCGGCAGCTGCTGGCCCCGTCCCAGGGATGA
- a CDS encoding aldo/keto reductase yields MAQSVSIGVGTWAWGNQLLWGYRPDLHDIALEATFNRAVALGLRFFDTADSYGTGRFTGRSEQLLGGFLQTLSPQQRDHLCVATKLAPFPWRLGRRGYERAFQASRQRLGGRLDRVQLHWSTARYAPWQEWPLLEGLADLVVAGEVKSLGVSNMGPRRLRQVQRRLAERGVRLDSLQVQVSLLAPEAVTTGELAASCRELGVDLIAYSPLALGLLSDRADQGSPKGPRGLLFRRLRPRIGPLLALMRDIAAEHGAQVSEVALNWCRAHGAMPIPGLRTPEQAEAAAAALAWQLDEQERLALDRQALDLAVRMPANPFLSD; encoded by the coding sequence ATGGCGCAGTCCGTCTCGATCGGCGTGGGCACCTGGGCCTGGGGTAACCAGTTGCTCTGGGGTTACCGGCCCGATCTCCACGACATCGCCCTGGAGGCCACCTTCAACAGGGCGGTGGCCCTGGGGCTTCGCTTCTTCGACACGGCCGACTCCTATGGCACCGGCCGCTTCACCGGCCGCAGCGAACAGTTGCTCGGTGGTTTTCTTCAGACCCTGTCCCCTCAGCAACGCGATCACCTGTGCGTGGCCACCAAGTTGGCTCCTTTTCCCTGGCGCCTGGGCCGCCGGGGCTACGAGCGTGCCTTCCAGGCTTCCCGCCAGCGACTGGGCGGCCGACTCGATCGGGTGCAGCTGCACTGGAGTACGGCCCGTTACGCCCCCTGGCAGGAGTGGCCCCTGTTGGAAGGGCTGGCGGATCTCGTGGTGGCCGGTGAGGTGAAGAGCCTGGGAGTCTCGAATATGGGACCCCGACGCCTGAGGCAGGTGCAGCGTCGCCTGGCCGAGCGAGGGGTGCGTCTGGACAGCCTCCAGGTGCAGGTGTCGCTGCTGGCTCCCGAGGCGGTGACCACTGGGGAACTGGCAGCCAGTTGCCGGGAGCTGGGAGTGGATCTGATCGCCTACAGCCCCCTGGCCCTGGGTCTGCTGAGCGACCGGGCCGATCAAGGCTCGCCCAAGGGGCCCCGGGGGCTGCTGTTCAGGCGGCTGCGGCCGAGGATCGGGCCGTTGCTGGCGCTGATGCGGGACATCGCGGCCGAGCACGGCGCCCAGGTGTCTGAGGTGGCCTTGAACTGGTGCAGGGCCCATGGGGCCATGCCGATTCCCGGCCTGCGCACCCCCGAGCAGGCCGAGGCGGCGGCGGCGGCGCTGGCCTGGCAACTCGACGAGCAGGAGCGCCTCGCCCTCGACCGGCAGGCCCTGGACCTGGCGGTGAGGATGCCCGCCAACCCCTTTCTCAGTGATTGA
- the purM gene encoding phosphoribosylformylglycinamidine cyclo-ligase, producing the protein MDYRTAGVDVAAGRAFVERIRSSVESTRRPEVLGGLGGFGGLCRLPEGLRRPLLVAGSDGVGTKLELAQTYGRHHAVGIDLVAMCVNDVITSGAEPLFFLDYIATGRLAPEAMALVVEGIADGCRQSGCALLGGETAEMPGFYAPGRYDLAGFCVAVVEEEDLIDGRLVQPGDRILAVASSGVHSNGFSLVRRILDSSGASERTHLNGDDRPVIEALLEPTRLYGDLVKALRQQAVPLHAMAHITGGGLPENLPRCLPAGTHGRIEASSWERPELFRWLQEEGEVPEADLWNTFNLGVGFCLVVPETAVSLALEVCERLAHQAWPLGLVEAGSPGAEPLAGLPY; encoded by the coding sequence ATGGATTACCGAACGGCCGGAGTGGATGTGGCCGCCGGCAGGGCCTTCGTCGAGCGGATCCGCTCCAGCGTCGAGAGCACCCGCCGGCCGGAGGTGCTCGGAGGCCTGGGGGGATTCGGTGGTCTGTGCCGGCTGCCCGAGGGGTTGCGGCGCCCGTTGCTGGTTGCCGGCAGTGACGGAGTGGGCACCAAGCTGGAGCTGGCCCAGACCTACGGGCGACACCACGCCGTCGGCATCGATCTGGTGGCGATGTGCGTCAACGACGTGATCACCAGCGGAGCCGAACCCCTGTTCTTCCTCGATTACATCGCCACCGGTAGGCTCGCGCCCGAGGCCATGGCCCTGGTGGTGGAAGGCATCGCCGACGGCTGTCGCCAGAGCGGCTGCGCCCTGCTGGGGGGCGAGACGGCGGAGATGCCGGGCTTCTACGCACCCGGCCGCTACGACCTGGCGGGCTTCTGCGTGGCCGTAGTGGAGGAGGAGGACCTGATCGATGGCCGGCTGGTGCAGCCTGGCGACCGGATCCTGGCCGTGGCCAGCAGTGGTGTTCACAGCAATGGGTTCAGCCTGGTGAGGCGGATTCTTGACAGCAGCGGCGCCTCCGAGAGAACACACCTGAACGGCGATGACCGGCCGGTCATTGAGGCGCTGCTGGAACCCACCCGCCTCTACGGCGACCTGGTGAAGGCCCTGCGCCAGCAGGCTGTTCCCCTTCATGCGATGGCCCACATCACCGGCGGCGGACTGCCCGAGAACCTGCCCCGCTGCCTGCCGGCCGGAACCCATGGCCGGATCGAGGCCAGCAGCTGGGAGCGGCCCGAGCTGTTCCGCTGGCTGCAGGAGGAAGGCGAGGTGCCGGAAGCCGATCTCTGGAACACCTTCAACCTGGGGGTCGGCTTCTGCCTGGTGGTGCCGGAGACTGCCGTCTCCCTGGCCCTGGAGGTGTGCGAACGCCTGGCTCATCAGGCCTGGCCCCTTGGGCTGGTGGAGGCCGGCTCCCCCGGAGCGGAGCCCCTGGCGGGTTTGCCGTACTGA
- a CDS encoding septal ring lytic transglycosylase RlpA family protein has product MRRTFPLGALALLLSGSGVAVPVLADSARSESDSRMAMALQSAPVSAQQSPEPVQPPQSVAIRQQESEAPATEAPVAPTAPAPTPRRFKLAGTGEASWYGPGFFGNRTANGEVFRPGTMTAAHRTLPFGTKVKVTNLWNGRSAIVRINDRGPFHGNRIIDLAHGAAQSLGLVASGVAQVRLEVVQ; this is encoded by the coding sequence ATGCGTCGCACTTTCCCCCTGGGGGCCCTTGCCCTCCTGCTTTCTGGCAGCGGCGTTGCCGTTCCTGTGCTTGCCGACTCGGCTCGCTCGGAGTCCGATTCCCGCATGGCCATGGCCCTTCAGTCTGCTCCGGTGTCTGCCCAGCAGTCACCTGAGCCGGTTCAGCCTCCCCAGTCCGTTGCCATCCGCCAGCAGGAAAGCGAGGCACCGGCCACGGAGGCACCCGTCGCACCCACCGCACCGGCCCCCACTCCCCGCCGCTTCAAGCTGGCAGGCACCGGTGAAGCCAGCTGGTACGGCCCCGGTTTCTTTGGCAACCGCACCGCTAATGGCGAGGTCTTCCGCCCCGGCACCATGACTGCGGCTCATCGCACCCTCCCTTTCGGCACGAAGGTGAAGGTCACCAATCTCTGGAACGGGCGCAGTGCCATCGTCCGCATCAATGACCGCGGTCCGTTCCACGGCAATCGCATCATCGACCTGGCCCATGGCGCTGCCCAGAGCCTGGGTCTTGTCGCCAGTGGCGTCGCTCAGGTCCGCCTGGAAGTGGTTCAGTAA
- a CDS encoding bifunctional pantoate--beta-alanine ligase/(d)CMP kinase, giving the protein MQLLHTCDELLRWCRPAAGVPAPALHFVPTMGALHQGHRRLIERAFAPLFPSGPQPRVLVSVFVNPLQFGPGEDFERYPRDPGADAALAAAAGASALFVPSVEELFPGGEAELTRVLPPPALLQGLCARSRTGHFEGVATVVARLLALVRPDRLLLGEKDWQQLVILRRIVADLALPLRVQGCATWRESDGLAASSRNRYLSGPERRRAASLPAALALGRRAWEKGERNASRLEQLVQTELERANLPVEYVEMVEARRLRPLDSSSPSKGPLLLAAAVRCGPSRLIDHLVLMTRPPIVAIDGPAGAGKSTVTRILARRLGLIYLDTGAMYRAVTWWVLHHGANPAVAAEVEPLLEGLELNLDLEASGDQQVSVNGHDVSQAIRHPEVTAQVSQVAAHACVREALTQQQRALGARGRLVAEGRDIGTAVFPDADLKVFLTATVAERARRRAQDLELRGFAVPPLEELEALIAERDHQDSTREVAPLLQAEDAVELITDGLTIEEVITSLVDLFRERVPEEAWPAPEAGTAA; this is encoded by the coding sequence ATGCAGCTGCTGCACACCTGTGATGAGTTGCTGCGTTGGTGCAGGCCTGCCGCAGGGGTTCCGGCCCCGGCTCTTCACTTCGTGCCCACCATGGGCGCGCTTCATCAGGGCCACCGCCGTCTGATCGAGCGGGCTTTCGCCCCCCTCTTCCCCTCCGGGCCGCAGCCGCGGGTGCTGGTGAGCGTGTTCGTCAATCCGCTGCAGTTCGGCCCAGGGGAAGACTTCGAGCGCTACCCCCGCGATCCTGGTGCGGATGCTGCTCTCGCTGCTGCGGCAGGAGCATCGGCCCTGTTCGTCCCCAGCGTCGAGGAGCTGTTTCCCGGCGGTGAAGCCGAGCTGACCCGGGTCCTGCCTCCGCCCGCTCTCCTCCAGGGCCTCTGTGCCCGCTCCCGAACGGGCCACTTCGAAGGGGTGGCGACGGTGGTCGCCAGGCTCCTGGCCCTCGTCCGTCCTGACCGTTTGCTGCTCGGCGAGAAGGACTGGCAGCAACTGGTGATCCTCAGGCGGATCGTGGCGGATCTGGCCCTGCCGCTGCGCGTCCAGGGTTGCGCCACCTGGCGGGAGAGCGATGGTCTGGCGGCCAGCTCCCGCAACCGCTACCTCTCCGGGCCGGAGCGACGGCGGGCGGCCTCCCTGCCTGCAGCCCTGGCCCTGGGGCGGAGAGCCTGGGAGAAGGGAGAGAGGAATGCCTCCCGCCTGGAACAGTTGGTTCAGACGGAGCTGGAGCGAGCCAATCTGCCAGTGGAGTATGTGGAGATGGTGGAGGCCCGGCGGCTGCGTCCTCTGGATTCCTCATCGCCATCCAAGGGTCCGCTGCTGCTGGCGGCAGCCGTCCGCTGTGGCCCCAGCCGCCTGATCGATCACCTCGTTCTCATGACCCGTCCCCCGATCGTCGCCATCGATGGCCCCGCCGGGGCTGGCAAGAGCACAGTCACCCGGATCCTGGCCCGTCGCCTCGGCCTGATCTATCTCGACACCGGCGCCATGTACCGGGCCGTGACCTGGTGGGTGCTTCACCACGGGGCGAATCCAGCCGTGGCGGCTGAGGTGGAGCCGCTGCTGGAGGGGCTGGAGCTGAACCTCGACCTGGAGGCCAGCGGCGATCAACAGGTGAGCGTCAATGGCCACGACGTGAGCCAGGCGATCCGTCATCCCGAGGTCACGGCCCAGGTGTCCCAGGTGGCGGCCCACGCCTGCGTGCGCGAGGCGCTCACCCAGCAGCAGCGGGCCCTCGGCGCCCGGGGCCGGCTGGTGGCCGAGGGCCGCGACATCGGCACGGCCGTGTTCCCCGACGCGGATCTCAAGGTCTTCCTCACCGCCACGGTGGCAGAGCGGGCCCGACGCCGGGCCCAGGACCTGGAGCTGAGGGGGTTTGCCGTGCCGCCCCTGGAGGAGCTGGAGGCCCTGATCGCCGAGCGCGACCATCAGGACTCCACCCGGGAGGTGGCCCCCCTGCTCCAGGCCGAGGATGCCGTGGAGCTGATCACCGATGGCCTGACCATCGAGGAGGTGATCACGAGCCTGGTGGATCTGTTCCGTGAGCGCGTTCCCGAGGAGGCCTGGCCAGCACCGGAGGCGGGCACAGCAGCCTGA
- a CDS encoding low molecular weight protein-tyrosine-phosphatase, with translation MERSRLLFVCLGNICRSPAAEGVFLHHLQLRGLEKSFSVDSAGTGNWHAGQLADARMRAAAAGRGIHLPSRARQIVVADLDQFDHILTMDDDNLAAVQAMTRGRRSRAQIRPITQHCRKHRVREVPDPYYGGAAGFEGVLDLLEDACTGLLDDLLATSSPSKPAER, from the coding sequence ATGGAGCGCTCCCGTCTGTTGTTCGTCTGCCTGGGCAATATCTGCCGCTCCCCGGCCGCAGAAGGGGTGTTCCTGCACCACCTGCAGCTGCGTGGTCTGGAAAAATCCTTCAGTGTCGATTCGGCCGGCACGGGCAACTGGCATGCCGGTCAGCTGGCCGATGCCCGCATGCGAGCCGCGGCTGCCGGGCGCGGCATCCACCTGCCCAGCCGTGCCCGCCAGATCGTGGTCGCCGACCTTGATCAGTTTGATCACATCCTCACCATGGATGACGACAACCTGGCGGCGGTCCAGGCCATGACCCGGGGCCGTAGATCCAGGGCCCAGATCAGACCGATCACCCAGCACTGCCGCAAGCACCGGGTTCGTGAGGTACCCGATCCCTACTACGGGGGCGCCGCTGGCTTCGAGGGGGTGCTGGATCTGCTCGAGGATGCCTGCACCGGCCTGCTCGACGACCTGCTGGCCACCAGCTCCCCCTCGAAGCCAGCGGAACGATGA